The Penaeus monodon isolate SGIC_2016 chromosome 33, NSTDA_Pmon_1, whole genome shotgun sequence genome includes a window with the following:
- the LOC119594069 gene encoding uncharacterized protein LOC119594069, with amino-acid sequence MGGNRTLVNSCCCGCSLRTGALIIAALSLIYGLLGIAYSIYIIVAGVVEGWLDLALALLNVIFAIILIVGVRQCRRRLVMAWVWAAVLSVILGVVLGVLYVILTQSFVVAVIIGAISAIQAYFVVVVHSFAQTLDETQQGA; translated from the exons ATGGGAGGCAATAGAACACTGGTGAACAGCTGCTGCTGTGGCTGCTCATTGCGCACCGGCGCGCTCATCATAGCTGCCCTCAGTCTG ATATATGGGTTGCTTGGCATCGCTTACAGCATTTACATTATCGTTGCTG GTGTGGTTGAAGGCTGGCTGGACCTGGCCTTGGCTCTCCTCAACGTCATCTTCGCCATCATCCTCATTGTGGGTGTGCGCCAG TGTCGCCGACGTCTGGTGATGGCGTGGGTGTGGGCAGCTGTACTGAGTGTGATTTTGGGCGTTGTGTTGGGCGTCCTCTACGTCATCCTCACCCAGTCCTTCGTCGTCGCCGTCATCATTGGTGCGATATCGGCCATACAAGCTTACTTCGTGGTGGTGGTGCACTCCTTCGCTCAGACC CTGGATGAGACGCAACAGGGAGCGTAA
- the LOC119594266 gene encoding LOW QUALITY PROTEIN: DNA repair protein complementing XP-C cells homolog (The sequence of the model RefSeq protein was modified relative to this genomic sequence to represent the inferred CDS: deleted 1 base in 1 codon; added 57 bases not found in genome assembly): protein MGELTHAYNPQSDCEGLKQTYVSNWLYSEKKIRLCSKWWEKSLRAFRCARTRLDKEEDKEMDQNLQQQPLPRSIAEYKNHPLYALQRHLLKFEAIYPPDETPVGFIKGEPVFPRDSVYTLYSRDTWIKEAKTVRVDEEPYKIVKARPKWDKNTCQVVKDRPLELFGDWQVEDYEPPVAKDGKVPRSEYGSVELFKPRMLPRGCVHIPISGLNRIARKLNIDCAPAMIGFDYHSGWSHPVYDGFVVCEEFKDTLIDAWNEDQAEQARKAEEKRIKRIYDNWKKLIQGMLIKERVREKYGSSSPTDDEEMKKIAKEIKKEEEESEVASTSAGAGKRKIKQEDIDAARPPLITHHVKNMKIDWCSNVVEMAKKSKKRTVRPRKPAKKKDPVTEKKELQASQENQSTALSISLEADSDSETDEEEKKAKIRAILDWGTKVVEANPDLSDDSENEGEKKSSSTFLSSDTHPFYDSVIKPMKDNVKKRQQKVNVKGRRKSLDELEEGISSASTSRSTSPEPDIKDTKDKCSRRASRRSHLQKKVTYKESEEESNEDISLDESDSGDHLYEPLKSK, encoded by the exons ATCAGATTGTGCAGCAAATGGTGGGAAAAATCTCTAAGAGCCTTCAGGTGTGCAAGAACAAGGTTAGACaaagaggaagacaaggagaTGGACCAGAACTTGCAACAGCAACCACTGCCAAGAAGTATTGCAGA GTACAAAAACCATCCACTGTATGCACTACAAAGGCATCTTTTAAAATTTGAAGCAATTTATCCACCTGATGAAACTCCTGTTGGCTTTATCAAGGGTGAGCCTGTGTTTCCCCGTGACAGTGTATACACTCTTTATTCTCGAGACACTTGGATAAAAGAAGCC AAAACAGTACGGGTGGATGAAGAGCCTTACAAAATTGTCAAGGCCAGACCTAAATGGGATAAG AATACCTGCCAAGTAGTGAAAGACAGACCTTTGGAATTGTTTGGTGATTGGCAAGTAGAAGACTATGAGCCACCTGTGGCAAAGGATGGAAAAGTGCCTCGCAGTGAATATGGCAGTGTCGAGTTGTTTAAGCCACGCATGTTGCCAAGAGGTTGTGTTCACATTCCAA tcagtGGGTTAAATCGCATTGCTCGGAAGCTCAATATTGACTGTGCCCCTGCAATGATTGGATTTGATTACCATTCTGGTTGGTCGCATCCTGTTTATGATGGATTTGTTGTCTGTGAGGAGTTCAAGGATACCCTAATCGATGCATGGAATGAG GATCAAGCAGAACAAGCTAGAAaggcagaggagaagaggataaagagaatttatGATAACTGGAAGAAGTTGATTCAAGGTATGTTGATTAAGGAACGTGTTAGGGAGAAGTATGGAAGCTCCTCACCAAC TGAGGTTGCTAGTACCAGTGCAGGTGCAGGCAAGAGGAAAATCAAACAGGAAGATATAGATGCAGCAAGACCTCCACTCATCACACATCATGTGAAGAACATGAAGATTGATTGGTGTTCAAACGTTGTTGAGATGgctaaaaaaagtaagaaaagaacagTCCGACCAAGAAAGCCTGCAAAGAAGAAGGATCCAGTTACAGAGAAAAAAGAGTTACAAGCATCTCAGGAAAACCAATCAACAGCTTTGAGTATCAGCTTGGAAGCTGACAGTGATAGTGAgacagatgaggaagagaaaaaagcaaaaatccgAGCAATATTGGACTGGGGCACAAAAGTTGTGGAAGCAAATCCTGATCTaagtgatgatagtgaaaatgagggagagaaaaagtctTCTTCTACCTTCTTGTCATCAGATACCCATCCATTTTATGACTCGGTTATAAAACCCATGAAAGATAATGTAAAGAAGAGGCAGCAGAAAGTGAATgttaaaggaaggaggaaaagtctTGATGAACTGGAAGAAGGGATATCAAGTGCTTCAACCAGTCGCTCCACAAGTCCAGAGCCAGATATTAAGGACACCAAAGACAAATGCAGCAGAAGGGCTTCCAGGAGATCTCACTTGCAAAAAAAGGTAACAtataaagaaagtgaagaagagagtaATGAGGATATATCTCTAGATGAAAGTGATTCTGGGGATCACTTGTATGAGCCTttgaaaagtaaataa
- the LOC119594071 gene encoding LOW QUALITY PROTEIN: amino acid transporter AVT1B-like (The sequence of the model RefSeq protein was modified relative to this genomic sequence to represent the inferred CDS: deleted 1 base in 1 codon): MSAQETTALLGYGGTPRILETPPTPRRSFFEAQESSHHLSKLPEPPKGISVFTAICYVVGVFGVMPVVALPGAIVYCGWTGFLIAGLLLLTEAYTATLLGRSWLLLEVFWPREAAAQRRYPYPALAEKAGGPILRKVVSCILDVALFGAAVPFMLLAAETLQSLVARLAGLDFSFCYWLLITTFFLTPLLWYGTPKDLGLVTWLGAGSVVVVSLLTIISLALDAPATAPPAPDSTPSWTAIAYCFGAVAFQFDIHPMILTVQNDMREKSRLPVAVIVAFIVAATAFGSVSVMAFTLYGDTVKTNILNNLSGGPLLYANMAIVALQMLLCLVLGINTLFQDLENTLQIPDSFGWRRICLRTLVMLAILFVCESIPHFGVAIELVGGFLVTPFIFIFPPIFHILIKKKASGRVDVKDLVLASNVVTIGLIGSYAATSESFIQVFQLTDFAPPCYINLTAATSSVRQESSGFQKQD, from the exons ATGAGCGCCCAAGAGACAACAGCCCTT TTGGGCTATGGGGGTACGCCCAGGATCCTGGAGACTCCGCCCACGCCTCGGCGGAGCTTCTTCGAGGCCCAGGAGAGCTCGCATCACTTATCAAAG CTCCCGGAGCCTCCCAAGGGCATCAGCGTCTTCACCGCCATCTGTTATGTGGTGGGTGTCTTCGGTGTCATGCCTGTCGTGGCACTTCCCGGTGCGATTGTGTATTGTG GCTGGACCGGATTCCTCATAGCGGGTTTGCTGCTGCTGACGGAGGCGTACACTGCGACTCTCTTGGGGCGGAGCTGGCTGCTACTTGAGGTGTTCTGGCCAAGGGAAGCCGCAGCACAGCGCAG GTACCCGTACCCGGCTCTTGCGGAAAAGGCCGGAGGTCCCATCTTGAGGAAGGTCGTTAGCTGTATCCTAGACGTCGCTCTTTTTGGTGCCGCTGTTCCCTTCATGCTGCTGG CTGCTGAGACCCTCCAGTCGTTAGTCGCTCGTCTGGCAGGTCTAGATTTCTCCTTCTGCTACTGGCTTCTGATCACCACGTTCTTTCTAACGCCTCTATTGTGGTACGGAACCCCAAAGGACCTTGG TCTGGTCACTTGGCTGGGCGCAGGCTCCGTAGTCGTCGTCAGCCTCCTCACAATCATCAGCCTGGCGTTAGACGCCCCTGCGACCGCGCCTCCGGCACCCGACTCCACTCCTTCGTGGACGGCAATAGCATATTGCTTTGGCGCTGTGGCTTTCCAG TTTGATATTCACCCTATGATTTTGACTGTTCAGAATGACATGAGAGAGAAGAGCCGACTGCCAGTCGCTGTCATTGTGGCCTTCATAG TGGCAGCAACTGCATTCGGAAGCGTGAGCGTTATGGCCTTCACGCTCTACGGCGACACCGTCAAGACCAACATCTTGAACAACCTCAGCGGAGGCCCTCTCCTTTACGCCAACATGGCCATCGTCGCGCTGCAG atgCTTCTGTGTTTGGTGTTGGGGATCAACACCCTCTTCCAGGACCTAGAAAACACGCTACAGATACCTGACA GCTTCGGGTGGCGCCGCATCTGTCTCCGCACGCTGGTGATGCTGGCGATCCTGTTCGTGTGCGAATCCATTCCTCACTTCGGGGTCGCCATCGAGCTGGTGGGAGGCTTTCTCGTCACAccattcatcttcattttcccgCCAATATTCCACATACTAATCAAG AAAAAGGCGAGCGGCCGCGTGGACGTGAAGGACCTGGTGCTGGCGTCGAACGTGGTGACGATCGGCCTCATCGGCAGCTACGCCGCCACATCCGAGAGCTTCATCCAGGTCTTCCAGCTGACGGACTTCGCCCCCCCCTGCTATATAAACCTCACGGCCGCCACTTCCTCGGTTCGCCAGGAATCCTCGGGGTTCCAAAAGCAGGACTAA